The proteins below come from a single Zea mays cultivar B73 chromosome 8, Zm-B73-REFERENCE-NAM-5.0, whole genome shotgun sequence genomic window:
- the LOC103634728 gene encoding uncharacterized protein, with product MECNRDEAARAKVLAERKMLDKDFVGAKKLIIKVQQLLKEVEDIDIPKMLTVCDVHCAAGAKVNTEIDWYGILQVPVNADDALIKKQYRKLALLLHPDKNKFGGAEAAFKLVGEANITLTDPSKRYVHDMKRNTFRSVTARPNRQPPKRPAPARSSSTPVNLYNMHQQHQRQASNPTGTQTTFWTICPACGMRYQYYLSILKKALRCQNCLKPFIAHDLKDQAIPSGANQRSAGVWKNAGTPQNSAGPQSNVTGQKGWSATSGVHVNTGSHHANVNTKRKTDGNAGGLKNKMKSAQATRKPSKASSTAGLKRGRRAVFESSESSISETDSDGEVEIPKHGPAENSAGPGQQTRRSSRQKQEVKYNEDSDDDNDDVEDDDNTVEDDFVDSPALKRLRKGGMFHGDHSTKTAKLNEDTAGHNSVNSWGNIKDKKNGGMPCEEKTSNGVEQMKRETMHVGENSDGKEELFHSVSNNGLGLNDDDASDDNKFTFPDPEFFDFDKLRDASQFRANQVWAVYDDQGCMPRFYARITRVKMVPKFMLQFVWLEFNPANKAEEAWSYRGLPVACGHFTHGLSETTSETGMFSRIISLERSKTKNFYEIYPRKGEVWALFKGWDIGWSSDAGIHKKMNHRYEVVQVLSDLTTSTSIIVMPLVKLKGYVSLFVQSGEAAPYVIPQVDTLRFSHCVPHYLTSGTEKEGIPEGSLELDPAALPSNLEEAFPSANPECSSARSQESDSKNAGLSSGNRKGSMNVGQGQHKIAANGRVCTKTTKVENIKHNIDLSEVTDVVDDSICQTEYVCADSEFYDFSVRRSLQRFSPGQIWALYSDIDKFPNYYAFIQKVDLKNDKVQVRWLDVCPQGEVEKRLSQDRTIGIGTFRVGYIHDMMTYTGTDAFSHLVEARPTGRKGEYEILPRLGEIWAVYKNWSAGWTAQDFEKCEYELVEIFGYTDSSIQVQLVRKVDGYKMVFMSYRAGGVKTIRRDEYPKFSHQIPCFHLTHEKGGKLRGYLELDPLSLPEEFLC from the coding sequence ATGGAGTGCAACAGAGATGAGGCTGCTAGAGCGAAAGTTCTTGCGGAAAGAAAAATGCTGGACAAGGATTTTGTTGGTGCAAAAAAGTTGATTATCAAGGTGCAGCAACTCCTCAAAGAAGTGGAAGATATTGACATTCCAAAAATGTTAACTGTTTGTGATGTTCATTGTGCTGCTGGAGCTAAGGTAAATACTGAGATTGATTGGTACGGAATACTGCAAGTACCTGTAAATGCTGACGACGCACTGATAAAGAAGCAGTATCGTAAGCTTGCCCTTTTGCTACACCCTGACAAGAACAAATTTGGAGGTGCGGAGGCAGCATTCAAATTAGTTGGAGAAGCAAACATAACTCTCACAGACCCATCAAAACGTTATGTGCATGACAtgaaaagaaacaccttcagaagcGTTACGGCAAGACCCAATCGTCAGCCACCAAAAAGACCTGCACCTGCTAGATCTAGTTCTACTCCTGTGAATCTCTACAATATGCATCAGCAACATCAGCGTCAAGCCTCAAATCCTACAGGGACGCAAACAACATTTTGGACTATTTGTCCAGCTTGTGGCATGAGATATCAGTATTACCTCTCGATCTTGAAGAAAGCTTTGCGCTGTCAGAATTGTTTGAAGCCATTTATTGCACATGATTTGAAGGACCAAGCTATTCCTTCCGGGGCAAATCAGCGATCTGCTGGGGTTTGGAAAAATGCAGGCACACCACAGAACTCTGCAGGACCTCAATCAAATGTCACTGGTCAGAAAGGCTGGTCTGCCACTTCAGGAGTTCATGTTAATACCGGTTCTCATCATGCTAATGTGAATACAAAGAGGAAAACTGATGGTAACGCAGGTGGACTGAAAAACAAAATGAAATCTGCCCAGGCCACCAGGAAACCTTCAAAAGCTTCATCAACTGCTGGATTGAAAAGGGGCAGGAGGGCGGTGTTTGAATCTAGTGAATCTAGCATATCAGAAACTGACAGCGACGGTGAGGTAGAGATTCCAAAACATGGTCCTGCTGAAAATAGTGCAGGGCCAGGTCAACAAACTCGCAGATCTAGCAGGCAGAAGCAAGAAGTTAAGTATAATGAGGATagtgatgatgataatgatgatgtgGAAGATGATGATAACACGGTTGAGGATGATTTTGTTGATTCTCCTGCGTTGAAAAGGCTGAGAAAAGGTGGCATGTTCCATGGTGATCACAGTACTAAAACAGCAAAGCTGAATGAAGACACCGCTGGCCATAATAGTGTGAATAGCTGGGGTAACATAAAAGATAAAAAGAACGGTGGTATGCCATGTGAAGAGAAAACTTCCAATGGGGTTGAGCAGATGAAGAGAGAAACAATGCATGTTGGAGAAAATAGTGATGGCAAAGAAGAGCTATTTCATTCTGTCAGCAACAATGGCCTTGGTCTAAACGATGATGATGCTTCAGATGATAACAAATTCACTTTCCCAGATCCTGAATTTTTTGATTTTGACAAACTTCGAGATGCAAGTCAATTTAGAGCCAACCAGGTCTGGGCTGTCTATGATGATCAAGGTTGTATGCCTAGATTTTATGCTCGAATCACAAGGGTAAAAATGGTTCCAAAGTTTATGCTACAATTTGTTTGGTTGGAGTTCAATCCTGCAAATAAAGCGGAGGAGGCATGGTCTTACAGGGGTCTGCCTGTTGCATGTGGACACTTTACGCATGGACTGTCAGAGACAACTAGTGAAACTGGTATGTTCTCCCGGATTATATCATTAGAGAGAAGCAAGACAAAGAACTTCTATGAAATATATCCAAGGAAAGGTGAAGTTTGGGCCCTTTTTAAGGGATGGGATATTGGTTGGAGCTCAGATGCTGGCATTCACAAAAAAATGAACCATCGCTATGAAGTTGTTCAAGTTCTTTCTGATCTCACCACGAGCACTAGCATTATTGTCATGCCACTTGTGAAGTTAAAAGGCTATGTTAGCTTATTTGTGCAGTCTGGAGAGGCAGCTCCATATGTGATACCTCAGGTTGACACACTAAGGTTTTCTCATTGTGTCCCACATTATTTGACGAGCGGAACTGAAAAAGAAGGCATTCCAGAAGGATCTCTTGAACTTGATCCTGCAGCGCTTCCCTCCAACTTGGAAGAGGCTTTTCCTTCTGCTAACCCAGAATGCAGTTCAGCAAGAAGCCAGGAGTCTGACTCCAAAAATGCTGGTTTGTCCAGTGGAAATCGCAAAGGATCCATGAATGTGGGGCAGGGGCAACATAAAATAGCCGCGAATGGAAGGGTTTGTACAAAGACAACAAAGGTAGAGAATATCAAGCATAACATTGATCTGTCTGAAGTTACAGATGTCGTTGACGATAGCATTTGCCAAACAGAGTATGTATGCGCCGATTCAGAATTCTACGATTTTTCAGTAAGAAGATCGCTCCAAAGGTTTTCACCTGGGCAGATCTGGGCTCTCTACAGTGATATAGATAAATTCCCCAATTACTATGCATTTATACAGAAAGTAGATCTCAAGAATGATAAAGTACAAGTTAGATGGCTTGATGTCTGTCCTCAAGGAGAAGTGGAGAAAAGATTGTCCCAAGATCGGACCATTGGCATTGGAACCTTTAGGGTTGGCTACATCCACGACATGATGACTTACACTGGTACAGATGCCTTTTCTCATCTTGTTGAGGCCAGACCTACTGGCAGAAAAGGTGAATATGAAATACTTCCTCGTCTCGGTGAGATATGGGCAGTTTACAAAAATTGGAGCGCTGGATGGACTGCGCAGGATTTTGAAAAATGTGAATACGAACTGGTGGAGATATTTGGCTATACTGATTCCTCCATACAAGTTCAGCTTGTGAGGAAGGTGGATGGTTATAAGATGGTATTTATGTCATATAGAGCAGGGGGTGTGAAGACAATACGGAGGGATGAGTACCCGAAGTTCTCTCACCAGATTCCATGCTTTCACTTGACACATGAAAAAGGTGGCAAGCTTCGAGGCTATTTGGAGCTCGATCCCCTATCACTACCAGAGGAATTTCTCTGCTGA